A DNA window from Enterobacter asburiae contains the following coding sequences:
- the aqpZ gene encoding aquaporin Z — protein sequence MFRKLAAECFGTFWLVFGGCGSAVLAAAFPELGIGFVGVALAFGLTVLTMAFAVGHISGGHFNPAVTLGLWAGGRFPAKDVIGYIVAQVVGGIIAAGVLYVIASGKAGFDAAASGFASNGFGEHSPGGYSMLSAIVIEIVLTAGFLLVIHGATDKHAPAGFAPIAIGLALTLIHLISIPVTNTSVNPARSTAVAIFQGGWALEQLWLFWVMPVIGGILGGVLYRTLLEKRD from the coding sequence ATGTTTAGAAAATTGGCAGCAGAATGCTTTGGTACATTCTGGCTGGTATTTGGTGGCTGCGGTAGCGCCGTTCTGGCAGCAGCATTCCCGGAATTAGGTATCGGTTTTGTCGGCGTTGCGCTGGCGTTTGGTTTAACCGTATTAACCATGGCGTTTGCCGTGGGACATATTTCCGGCGGTCATTTTAACCCGGCAGTAACGTTAGGTTTATGGGCGGGCGGCCGTTTCCCGGCGAAAGACGTGATTGGCTATATTGTGGCGCAGGTGGTTGGCGGTATTATCGCGGCGGGCGTTCTGTACGTGATTGCCAGCGGTAAAGCCGGCTTCGACGCGGCGGCCAGCGGCTTTGCCTCTAACGGCTTTGGCGAACACTCTCCGGGCGGCTACTCCATGCTGTCTGCCATCGTGATCGAAATCGTGCTTACCGCCGGCTTCCTGCTGGTGATCCACGGCGCAACGGACAAACACGCCCCAGCCGGTTTTGCCCCGATTGCCATTGGTCTGGCGCTGACGCTTATCCACCTGATTTCTATTCCGGTCACCAACACCTCCGTTAACCCGGCACGCAGTACCGCCGTCGCCATCTTCCAGGGCGGCTGGGCGCTTGAGCAGCTGTGGCTGTTCTGGGTGATGCCAGTTATCGGCGGTATTCTGGGTGGCGTGCTGTATCGCACCCTGCTGGAAAAACGCGATTAA
- a CDS encoding lysine exporter LysO family protein, producing the protein MFSGLLIILLPLIVGYLIPLHRESALRLINRFLSWIVYVILFFMGISLAFLDNLSANLLSILHYSVVTVVVILLCNIAALLWLERTIPWKNHHHQEKLPSRIAMALESLKLCGVVVLGFLLGLTGWAFLQHATEASEYTLIFLLFLIGIQLRNNGMTLKQIVLNRRGMMVAVMVVASSMVAGVINAFILDLPLKTGLAMASGFGWYSLSGILLTESFGPVIGSAAFFNDLARELIAIMLIPSLVRRSRSTALGLCGATSMDFTLPVLQRSGGLEMVPAAIVHGFILSLLVPVLMAFFSA; encoded by the coding sequence ATGTTTTCAGGACTCCTCATCATTTTGCTGCCCTTGATCGTGGGCTATCTTATTCCGCTGCATCGTGAATCCGCATTAAGGCTCATTAATCGATTCCTGAGCTGGATTGTCTACGTTATTCTTTTCTTTATGGGGATTAGCCTGGCATTTCTGGACAACTTATCGGCGAATTTACTCTCCATCCTCCATTATTCTGTCGTCACCGTGGTGGTTATTTTGCTGTGCAATATTGCCGCGCTGCTGTGGCTGGAACGCACTATTCCATGGAAAAATCACCATCATCAGGAAAAACTCCCTTCACGAATTGCAATGGCGCTTGAATCATTAAAATTATGCGGCGTCGTGGTGCTCGGTTTTCTTCTTGGGCTGACCGGTTGGGCATTTTTACAGCACGCGACTGAGGCAAGTGAATATACGCTGATCTTCCTGCTGTTCCTGATCGGTATTCAGCTGCGAAATAATGGCATGACGCTGAAACAAATTGTCCTCAACCGTCGGGGAATGATGGTTGCGGTTATGGTTGTTGCCAGTTCAATGGTGGCGGGCGTCATCAACGCCTTTATTCTCGATCTGCCGCTGAAAACCGGCCTGGCGATGGCATCCGGTTTTGGCTGGTATTCGCTCTCCGGTATTCTGCTGACCGAATCATTCGGACCGGTGATCGGCAGCGCCGCCTTCTTTAACGATCTGGCGCGCGAGCTGATTGCCATCATGCTGATCCCGAGCCTGGTTCGCCGCAGTCGTTCTACCGCGCTGGGTCTGTGCGGCGCGACGTCGATGGACTTTACCCTGCCGGTACTACAACGCTCCGGAGGTCTGGAGATGGTTCCCGCGGCTATCGTGCACGGCTTTATTTTAAGCCTGCTGGTTCCGGTCCTGATGGCCTTCTTCTCTGCCTGA
- the hcp gene encoding hydroxylamine reductase — translation MFCVQCEQTIRTPAGNGCSYAQGMCGKTAETSDLQDLLIAALQGLSAWAFKAREYGIVDHYVDSFAPRAFFSTLTNVNFDSPRIVGYASEAIALREALKAQCLKADASARVENPMSELQLVSDDLGDLQRQAAEFTPNKDKAAIGENILGLRLLCLYGLKGAAAYMEHAHVLGQYDNEIYAQYHKIMAWLGTWPADMNALLECSMEIGQMNFRVMSILDAGETSTYGHPTPTQVNVKATEGKCILISGHDLKDLYNLLKQTEGTGVNVYTHGEMLPAHGYPELRKFKHLIGNYGSGWQNQQVEFARFPGPIVMTSNCIIDPTVGAYDDRIWTRSIVGWPGVSHLEGDDFGPVIAQAQQMAGFPYSEIPHLITVGFGRETLLGAADSLIDLVSREKLRHIFLVGGCDGARGERNYFTDFATSVPEDCLILTLACGKYRFNKLDFGDIEGLPRLIDAGQCNDAYSAIILAVTLAEKLGCGVNDLPLSLVLSWFEQKAIVILLTLLSLGVTNIVTGPTAPGFLTPDLLAVLNEKFGLRSVTNVEDDMKQLLSA, via the coding sequence ATGTTTTGTGTGCAATGTGAACAAACCATCCGTACCCCGGCAGGCAATGGCTGCTCTTACGCACAGGGTATGTGCGGCAAAACCGCAGAAACATCTGACCTGCAGGACCTGCTGATTGCGGCTCTGCAAGGCCTTTCCGCATGGGCGTTCAAAGCCCGCGAATACGGTATTGTCGACCACTACGTCGACAGCTTCGCCCCGCGCGCGTTTTTCTCCACGCTGACCAACGTTAACTTCGACTCTCCGCGCATTGTCGGCTACGCCAGCGAAGCGATTGCCCTGCGTGAGGCGCTGAAAGCCCAGTGCCTGAAGGCGGATGCCTCCGCTCGCGTGGAAAACCCGATGTCAGAACTTCAGCTGGTCAGCGACGATTTGGGCGACCTCCAGCGTCAGGCGGCAGAATTCACCCCGAATAAAGACAAAGCGGCGATTGGCGAGAACATTCTCGGCCTGCGCCTGCTGTGCCTGTACGGCCTGAAAGGCGCTGCGGCCTATATGGAGCACGCGCACGTTCTGGGTCAGTACGACAATGAGATTTATGCCCAGTACCACAAAATCATGGCGTGGCTGGGCACCTGGCCTGCCGATATGAACGCCCTGCTTGAGTGCTCAATGGAAATCGGCCAGATGAACTTCCGCGTGATGAGCATTCTGGATGCCGGTGAAACCAGCACCTACGGCCACCCGACGCCGACGCAGGTCAACGTCAAGGCAACCGAAGGCAAGTGCATTCTGATTTCCGGTCACGACCTGAAAGATCTCTACAACCTGCTGAAGCAAACCGAAGGCACCGGCGTTAACGTTTATACCCACGGCGAAATGCTGCCGGCGCACGGCTACCCGGAGCTGCGTAAATTTAAGCATCTCATCGGTAACTACGGCAGCGGCTGGCAGAACCAGCAGGTGGAGTTCGCCCGCTTCCCTGGCCCTATCGTGATGACCTCTAACTGCATCATCGACCCGACCGTCGGCGCGTACGATGACCGCATCTGGACCCGCAGCATCGTTGGCTGGCCGGGCGTGAGCCATCTTGAAGGTGACGATTTCGGTCCGGTTATCGCCCAGGCGCAGCAGATGGCAGGCTTCCCGTACAGCGAGATCCCGCACCTTATTACCGTCGGCTTCGGTCGTGAAACCCTGCTGGGTGCCGCTGATTCGCTGATCGATCTCGTCAGCCGTGAAAAGCTGCGCCACATCTTCCTCGTCGGCGGCTGCGACGGCGCGCGCGGCGAGCGTAACTACTTCACCGATTTCGCCACCAGCGTGCCGGAAGACTGCCTGATCCTGACCCTGGCATGCGGCAAATACCGTTTCAACAAGCTGGACTTTGGCGACATCGAAGGTCTGCCGCGCCTGATCGATGCGGGCCAGTGTAACGATGCTTACTCGGCCATCATTCTGGCGGTCACCCTGGCGGAGAAACTGGGCTGCGGCGTGAACGACCTGCCGCTGTCGCTGGTGCTGTCATGGTTCGAGCAGAAAGCGATTGTCATCCTCCTGACCCTGCTCTCTCTCGGCGTCACCAACATCGTGACCGGCCCGACCGCGCCTGGCTTCCTGACGCCAGACCTGCTGGCGGTGCTGAACGAGAAATTCGGCCTGCGTTCCGTGACCAACGTTGAAGATGATATGAAACAGCTGCTGAGCGCGTAA
- the hcr gene encoding NADH oxidoreductase: MTMPTSQCPWRMQVHHIHQETPDVWTLSLLCHDYYPYRAGQYALVSVRNSADTLRAYTISSTPGVSEYITLTVRRIDDGAGSQWLTRDVKRGDYIWLSDAQGEFTCDDKADDKFLLLAAGCGVTPIMSMRRWLAKNRPQADVQSIFSVRSPEDVIFAGEWRDYPVTLVAEHNATHGFVPGRLSRELLQSVPDIANRTVMTCGPAPYMDIVEKEVKALGVTRFFKEQFFTPVAEAATSGITFTKLQPAQTFFGRVGTTLLEALESNKVPVVAACRAGVCGCCKTKVVSGEYTVTSTMTLSDAEIAEGYVLACSCHPQGDLVLA; the protein is encoded by the coding sequence ATGACCATGCCAACCTCACAATGTCCGTGGCGGATGCAGGTTCATCACATCCATCAGGAGACGCCGGATGTGTGGACGCTGTCGCTGCTGTGCCATGACTACTATCCGTACCGTGCAGGCCAGTACGCGCTGGTCAGCGTTCGCAATTCGGCGGACACGCTGCGCGCCTACACGATCTCCTCCACGCCGGGCGTGAGCGAGTACATTACGCTCACCGTCCGACGCATTGACGACGGCGCGGGCTCGCAGTGGCTGACGCGGGACGTCAAGCGCGGGGATTACATCTGGCTGTCTGACGCGCAGGGGGAATTCACCTGTGACGACAAAGCAGACGATAAATTCCTGCTGCTGGCGGCGGGCTGTGGCGTAACGCCGATTATGTCGATGCGCCGCTGGCTGGCAAAAAATCGCCCGCAGGCCGATGTGCAGTCGATCTTCAGCGTCCGTTCCCCGGAAGATGTGATTTTTGCCGGGGAATGGCGTGATTATCCGGTGACGCTGGTGGCGGAGCACAACGCGACCCACGGCTTTGTGCCCGGTCGCCTGAGCCGCGAGCTGCTGCAAAGCGTACCGGATATCGCGAACCGCACCGTGATGACCTGCGGCCCGGCGCCGTACATGGATATCGTGGAGAAAGAGGTGAAAGCGCTTGGCGTGACCCGCTTCTTCAAAGAGCAGTTCTTCACGCCGGTGGCGGAAGCGGCAACCAGCGGCATTACCTTCACCAAACTGCAGCCTGCGCAGACCTTCTTTGGCCGCGTGGGGACCACGCTGCTGGAGGCGCTGGAAAGCAACAAGGTGCCGGTAGTGGCTGCCTGTCGTGCGGGCGTGTGCGGCTGCTGTAAGACGAAGGTGGTTTCCGGGGAGTACACCGTCACCAGCACCATGACGCTGTCGGACGCGGAAATTGCCGAGGGTTACGTGCTGGCATGCTCATGCCATCCACAGGGCGATCTCGTCCTCGCATAA
- a CDS encoding DoxX family protein, translating into MVKSLLIAVNEKLSCDDLGKLLLRLAVGGLMLFHGLHKLFGGVGFISGMLVEKGLPGFIAYGVLVGEVVAPILIIVGLFTRPAALVLAFTMIVAWLMVGMGETLALDKVGAWAIESLVYFFIGSLAVAFLGAGRFALGKAPAWR; encoded by the coding sequence ATGGTTAAATCATTGTTAATCGCTGTTAATGAAAAGCTATCGTGCGACGATCTTGGCAAACTCTTGTTACGACTTGCCGTCGGCGGGCTGATGCTTTTTCATGGTTTGCACAAGCTTTTTGGCGGCGTGGGCTTTATCAGCGGCATGCTGGTGGAAAAAGGGCTGCCGGGATTTATCGCCTACGGCGTGTTGGTTGGCGAAGTGGTGGCACCGATCCTGATTATTGTCGGGCTCTTTACGCGTCCGGCCGCGCTGGTGCTGGCCTTTACGATGATTGTGGCGTGGCTGATGGTGGGAATGGGGGAAACGCTCGCCCTCGATAAGGTAGGCGCATGGGCGATTGAAAGCCTGGTGTATTTCTTTATCGGCTCGCTGGCGGTCGCGTTTTTAGGGGCGGGGCGGTTTGCGCTGGGTAAAGCGCCCGCGTGGCGGTAG
- the poxB gene encoding ubiquinone-dependent pyruvate dehydrogenase, which yields MKQTVAAYIAKTLEQAGVKRIWGVTGDSLNGLSDSLNKMKTIEWMPTRHEEVAAFAAGAEAQITGELAVCAGSCGPGNLHLINGLFDCHRNHVPVLAIAAHIPSSEIGSGYFQETHPQELFRECSHYCELVSSPEQIPQVLAIAMRKAVLNRGVSVVVIPGDVALKAAPEGASIHWYHAPQPVVRPAEEELKKLAQLLRYSSNIALMCGSGCAGAHKELLEFAGKLKAPIVHALRGKEHVEYDNPFDVGMTGLIGFSSGFHTMMNADTLILLGTQFPYRAFYPTDAKIIQIDINPASIGAHSKVDMALVGDIKSTLAALLPLLEEKTDRKFLDKALSDYRDARKGLDDLAKPSDKAIHPQYLAQQISHFADDDAIFTCDVGTPTVWAARYLKMNGKRRLLGSFNHGSMANAMPQALGAKATAPERQVVAMCGDGGFSMLMGDFLSVVQMKLPLKIVVFNNSVLGFVAMEMKAGGYLTDGTELHDTNFARIAEACGITGIRVEKASEVDEALQRAFSIDGPVLVDVVVAKEELAIPPQIKLEQAKGFSLYMLRAIISGRGDEVIELAKTNWLR from the coding sequence ATGAAACAAACCGTGGCTGCATATATAGCGAAAACGCTCGAACAGGCTGGCGTGAAACGTATCTGGGGCGTAACCGGCGATTCCCTGAACGGACTTAGCGACAGCCTCAACAAGATGAAGACCATCGAATGGATGCCCACCCGCCATGAAGAGGTTGCCGCCTTCGCCGCAGGCGCTGAAGCGCAGATCACGGGGGAACTGGCCGTCTGCGCCGGATCGTGCGGGCCGGGTAACCTGCATCTGATCAACGGCCTCTTTGACTGTCACCGTAACCACGTGCCGGTGCTGGCGATTGCCGCCCATATCCCCTCTTCCGAAATCGGCAGCGGCTATTTTCAGGAGACGCATCCGCAGGAGCTGTTCCGTGAATGCAGCCACTATTGCGAGCTGGTTTCATCCCCGGAGCAGATCCCGCAGGTGCTGGCGATCGCCATGCGCAAGGCCGTGCTGAACCGCGGCGTTTCTGTAGTCGTTATCCCGGGCGATGTGGCCCTCAAGGCTGCGCCAGAAGGGGCCAGCATCCACTGGTATCACGCCCCACAGCCGGTGGTGAGGCCTGCGGAAGAGGAGCTGAAAAAGCTGGCTCAGCTGCTGCGTTACTCCAGCAATATCGCCCTGATGTGCGGCAGCGGCTGCGCGGGCGCGCACAAGGAGCTGCTTGAATTCGCCGGTAAGCTTAAGGCCCCTATTGTCCACGCCCTGCGCGGCAAAGAGCACGTCGAGTACGACAACCCCTTTGATGTGGGGATGACCGGTCTGATCGGTTTCTCCAGCGGCTTCCACACCATGATGAACGCCGACACGCTGATCCTGCTCGGCACCCAATTCCCGTATCGCGCGTTCTACCCGACGGATGCGAAAATCATTCAGATTGATATCAACCCGGCCAGCATCGGCGCGCACAGCAAGGTTGATATGGCGCTGGTGGGCGACATCAAATCCACGCTTGCCGCCCTGCTGCCGCTGCTTGAAGAAAAAACGGACCGCAAGTTCCTTGATAAGGCCCTGAGCGACTATCGCGACGCCCGCAAGGGGCTGGACGACCTCGCCAAACCGAGCGACAAAGCCATTCACCCGCAGTATCTGGCGCAGCAGATTAGTCATTTCGCGGACGACGACGCCATCTTTACCTGCGACGTGGGCACGCCAACCGTCTGGGCGGCACGCTATCTGAAGATGAACGGCAAGCGTCGCCTGCTCGGCTCGTTCAACCACGGCTCGATGGCCAACGCCATGCCGCAGGCGCTGGGCGCAAAAGCGACGGCCCCGGAGCGTCAGGTGGTGGCGATGTGCGGCGACGGCGGGTTCAGCATGCTGATGGGGGATTTCCTGTCGGTGGTGCAGATGAAGCTCCCGTTGAAAATCGTGGTCTTTAACAACAGCGTGCTGGGCTTCGTGGCGATGGAGATGAAGGCCGGAGGCTATCTCACGGACGGCACCGAGCTGCACGACACCAACTTCGCACGCATCGCCGAGGCCTGCGGCATCACCGGTATTCGCGTGGAGAAAGCCTCAGAGGTGGACGAAGCCCTGCAGCGCGCATTTTCCATCGACGGTCCGGTGCTGGTGGATGTCGTCGTCGCCAAAGAAGAGCTGGCGATCCCGCCGCAGATCAAGCTGGAACAGGCCAAAGGCTTTAGCCTGTATATGCTGCGCGCCATCATCAGCGGGCGCGGCGACGAGGTGATCGAACTGGCAAAAACCAACTGGCTCAGGTAA
- the ltaE gene encoding low-specificity L-threonine aldolase: MIDLRSDTVTRPSRAMLEEMMAAPVGDDVYGDDPTVNELQRYAAELSGKEAALFLPTGTQANLVALLSHCERGEEYIVGQGAHNYLYEAGGAAVLGSIQPQPIDAAPDGSLPLDKVAAKIKADDIHFARTRLLSLENTHNGKVLPREYLKAAWEFTRERRLGLHVDGARIFNAVVEYGCELKEIAQYCDSFTICLSKGLGTPVGSLLVGDADYIKRANRWRKMTGGGMRQAGILAAAGLYALKNNVARLKDDHDNAAWMAAQLRVIGADVMRHDTNMLFVRVGDDRAAALGEFMKSRGVLINASPVVRLVMHLDVSREQLADVVKHWQAFLQR, encoded by the coding sequence ATGATTGATTTACGCAGTGATACCGTAACCCGCCCGAGCCGCGCCATGCTCGAAGAGATGATGGCCGCCCCGGTCGGGGATGACGTCTACGGCGATGACCCAACGGTTAACGAACTGCAGCGTTACGCGGCAGAGCTGAGCGGCAAGGAGGCCGCGCTGTTCCTGCCGACCGGCACGCAGGCTAACCTGGTGGCGCTGCTCAGCCACTGCGAGCGCGGGGAAGAGTATATCGTCGGCCAGGGCGCGCATAACTATCTCTACGAAGCCGGCGGCGCGGCGGTGCTCGGCAGCATTCAGCCGCAGCCGATTGACGCCGCGCCGGACGGCTCCCTGCCGCTCGATAAAGTCGCGGCGAAAATCAAAGCTGACGATATTCACTTCGCCCGCACCAGGCTGCTCAGCCTCGAAAACACCCACAACGGCAAAGTCCTGCCGCGCGAATACCTGAAAGCAGCGTGGGAATTCACCCGCGAGCGCAGGCTCGGCCTGCACGTGGACGGCGCGCGCATCTTTAACGCCGTCGTGGAGTATGGCTGCGAGCTGAAGGAGATTGCGCAATACTGCGACTCGTTCACCATCTGCCTCTCTAAAGGCCTGGGCACGCCGGTGGGCTCTCTGCTTGTGGGCGACGCGGACTACATCAAGCGCGCCAACCGCTGGCGTAAAATGACCGGCGGCGGCATGCGTCAGGCGGGTATTCTGGCGGCTGCCGGGCTATATGCCCTGAAAAATAACGTGGCGCGCCTGAAGGACGATCACGACAACGCCGCGTGGATGGCGGCGCAGCTGCGCGTGATTGGCGCCGACGTGATGCGCCACGACACCAACATGCTGTTCGTACGCGTGGGCGATGACCGCGCCGCTGCGCTGGGTGAATTTATGAAATCACGTGGCGTGCTGATCAACGCCTCACCCGTCGTGCGCCTGGTCATGCATCTCGACGTGAGCCGCGAACAGCTGGCGGACGTGGTGAAACACTGGCAGGCGTTTTTACAGCGATAA
- a CDS encoding SDR family oxidoreductase translates to MPQRILVLGASGYIGQHLTAALSQQGHQVLAAARNTERLQKLSLPGVTCHSVDLNWPKELPALLEGVDTLYYLVHSMGEGGDFIAHERQVAMNVRDALLQTPVKQVIFLSSLQAPEHEQSDHLRARQLTADTLRGANIPVTELRAGIIVGAGSAAFEVMRDMVYNLPVLTPPRWVRSRTTPIALENLLHYLVALLDRPAEQHRVLEAAGPEVLSYQEQFEHFMRVSGRRRWLIPIPFPTRWISVWFLNVITSVPPTTAKALIQGLKHDLLADDRELRALIPQDLIRFDDAVRNTLKEEEQLVNSSDWGYDAQAFARWRPEYGYYPKQAGCTVKTSASLADLWEVVNQIGGKDGYFFGNILWQTRGAMDLLVGHRLAKGRPARPYLEVGDAVDSWKVIIVEPEKQLALLFGMKAPGLGRLCFTLKDKGDCRELDVRAWWHPHGMPGLFYWLLMIPAHLFIFRGMAKRIAQRAEQKTEKI, encoded by the coding sequence GTGCCGCAACGAATTCTGGTGCTCGGCGCCAGCGGGTACATCGGTCAGCATCTCACCGCGGCGTTAAGCCAGCAGGGACACCAGGTGCTGGCAGCGGCACGCAACACCGAACGCCTGCAAAAGCTCAGTTTGCCTGGCGTCACCTGCCACAGCGTTGACCTCAACTGGCCGAAGGAACTTCCCGCCCTGCTGGAAGGGGTCGACACGCTTTACTACCTGGTGCACAGCATGGGCGAAGGCGGGGATTTTATCGCCCACGAGCGGCAGGTGGCGATGAACGTTCGCGACGCCCTGCTGCAAACCCCGGTGAAGCAGGTCATTTTTTTAAGCTCGCTCCAGGCGCCCGAACACGAGCAGTCCGATCACCTGCGCGCCCGCCAGCTGACGGCTGACACCCTGCGCGGGGCGAATATCCCCGTCACCGAACTGCGCGCCGGGATCATCGTCGGCGCAGGCTCCGCCGCCTTCGAAGTGATGCGCGATATGGTTTACAACCTGCCCGTACTCACGCCGCCGCGCTGGGTACGCTCGCGCACCACGCCGATTGCGCTGGAGAATTTACTGCATTATCTGGTGGCCCTGCTGGATCGCCCGGCGGAGCAACACCGCGTGCTGGAGGCGGCAGGCCCTGAAGTGCTGAGCTATCAGGAGCAGTTCGAACATTTCATGCGCGTCAGCGGCCGCCGCCGCTGGCTGATCCCCATCCCCTTTCCAACCCGCTGGATTTCGGTGTGGTTTTTGAATGTGATCACCTCCGTGCCGCCGACGACCGCCAAAGCGCTGATCCAGGGGCTCAAACATGATTTACTGGCGGACGATCGCGAACTGCGGGCACTCATTCCCCAGGATCTGATCCGCTTTGATGATGCCGTGCGCAATACGCTGAAAGAGGAAGAGCAGCTGGTGAACTCCAGCGACTGGGGCTACGACGCCCAGGCGTTTGCCCGCTGGCGGCCGGAGTACGGCTATTACCCGAAACAGGCGGGCTGCACGGTGAAAACTTCCGCCAGCCTTGCAGATCTGTGGGAAGTCGTGAACCAGATTGGCGGCAAAGACGGTTATTTCTTCGGTAATATCCTGTGGCAAACGCGCGGAGCAATGGATCTGCTGGTGGGGCACAGGCTGGCAAAAGGCCGCCCGGCACGCCCGTATCTTGAGGTGGGCGACGCGGTCGACAGCTGGAAGGTCATCATCGTCGAGCCGGAAAAACAGCTGGCGCTGCTGTTCGGTATGAAAGCCCCGGGGCTGGGCCGACTCTGCTTTACCCTGAAAGACAAAGGCGATTGTCGTGAACTGGACGTCCGCGCCTGGTGGCATCCGCACGGAATGCCGGGTCTGTTCTACTGGCTGTTGATGATCCCCGCCCACCTGTTTATCTTCCGCGGAATGGCAAAGCGGATTGCGCAACGGGCAGAACAAAAGACGGAAAAGATCTAA
- a CDS encoding NAD-dependent epimerase/dehydratase family protein, translating into MKVLVTGATSGLGRNAVEFLRNKGISVRATGRNEAMGKLLQKMGAEFVHADLTELVSSQAKVMLAGIDTLWHCSSFTSPWGTQEAFDLANVRATRRLGEWAVAWGVRNFIHISSPSLYFDYHHHRDVQEDFRPARFACEFARSKAASEEVIDLLAQSNPHTRFTVLRPQSLFGPHDKVFIPRLAQMMHHYGSVLLPRGGDALVDMTYYENAVHAMWLASQPDCDKLISGRAYNITNGEPCTLRSIVQRLIDELQIDCRIRSVPYPMLDMIARSMERFGSKSAKEPALTHYGVSKLNFDFTLDISRAENELGYKPIVTLDEGITRTAAWLRDHGKLHR; encoded by the coding sequence ATGAAGGTACTGGTTACCGGGGCGACCAGCGGCTTAGGCCGAAATGCGGTCGAATTTCTGCGCAACAAGGGCATTAGCGTCAGGGCTACCGGTCGCAACGAAGCGATGGGAAAACTGCTGCAAAAAATGGGCGCGGAGTTCGTCCATGCTGACCTGACGGAGCTGGTCTCCTCTCAGGCGAAAGTGATGCTCGCCGGTATCGACACGCTGTGGCACTGCTCCAGCTTCACCTCCCCGTGGGGTACCCAGGAAGCCTTCGATCTAGCCAACGTGCGGGCAACCCGCCGTCTGGGCGAATGGGCCGTTGCCTGGGGCGTGCGTAACTTTATTCATATCTCGTCACCTTCACTCTATTTCGACTATCACCACCATCGTGACGTGCAGGAAGATTTCCGTCCGGCTCGCTTTGCCTGCGAGTTTGCCCGCAGCAAGGCGGCCAGCGAAGAGGTGATTGACCTGCTGGCACAGTCGAACCCGCACACCCGTTTTACGGTCTTACGTCCGCAGAGCCTGTTCGGGCCGCACGACAAAGTGTTTATTCCGCGCCTGGCGCAGATGATGCACCACTACGGCAGCGTGCTGCTGCCGCGCGGCGGCGATGCGCTGGTGGATATGACCTATTACGAAAACGCCGTTCACGCCATGTGGCTGGCAAGCCAGCCGGACTGCGATAAGCTGATCTCCGGTCGCGCCTACAACATCACGAACGGCGAACCCTGCACGCTGCGCAGCATTGTGCAGCGTTTAATTGACGAGCTGCAGATCGACTGCCGCATCCGTTCAGTCCCTTACCCAATGCTGGATATGATTGCCCGCAGCATGGAGCGTTTTGGCAGTAAATCGGCCAAAGAGCCTGCGCTGACGCATTACGGCGTATCGAAGCTGAACTTTGATTTCACGCTGGATATTTCGCGGGCGGAGAACGAGCTTGGGTACAAACCGATCGTGACGCTGGATGAAGGGATTACGCGCACGGCGGCGTGGCTGCGGGATCACGGGAAGTTGCATCGGTAG